A window of the Nitrosopumilus ureiphilus genome harbors these coding sequences:
- the purQ gene encoding phosphoribosylformylglycinamidine synthase subunit PurQ, with protein MKVGIIVFPGSNCDRDMYHVLTDVFNLDAQYYWHEKSLPKNIDAVILPGGFSYGDRLRAGVIAAHSPIIKDVQKLAEKGVPILGVCNGFQILVESGLLPGVLLKNKSLNFMCEWTNLIVENNKTPFTNQFKLHQKIPIPIANGEGRYYADGDVLKQLKKKNQIVFRYSQIVNGSTDRIAGVCNEAGNVVGMMPHPERAVEPEINPVDNKPSSLIFESLLVKMGVSN; from the coding sequence GTGAAGGTTGGAATTATAGTTTTTCCAGGAAGTAATTGTGATCGTGACATGTACCATGTACTAACTGATGTCTTTAATCTTGACGCACAATATTATTGGCATGAGAAATCACTTCCAAAAAATATTGATGCTGTTATTCTCCCAGGTGGATTCTCTTATGGAGATAGGCTTCGGGCAGGCGTAATTGCTGCTCATAGTCCAATCATCAAGGATGTTCAAAAACTGGCAGAAAAGGGTGTTCCAATTTTAGGTGTATGTAATGGATTTCAAATTCTAGTAGAGTCTGGATTATTACCTGGAGTTTTACTGAAAAACAAGTCCCTTAATTTTATGTGTGAGTGGACAAATCTGATTGTTGAAAATAACAAAACTCCGTTTACAAATCAGTTTAAACTTCATCAAAAAATTCCAATCCCTATAGCTAATGGAGAAGGAAGATATTATGCAGATGGTGATGTCCTAAAACAATTAAAGAAAAAAAATCAAATTGTTTTTAGATACAGCCAAATTGTAAATGGTTCTACAGATAGAATTGCAGGAGTATGTAATGAAGCAGGAAATGTTGTTGGCATGATGCCTCATCCTGAAAGAGCAGTTGAACCCGAAATTAATCCCGTTGATAACAAACCTTCTTCACTAATTTTCGAATCACTTTTAGTAAAAATGGGTGTTAGTAATTGA